One genomic region from Streptomyces sp. NBC_01304 encodes:
- a CDS encoding TetR/AcrR family transcriptional regulator yields MAGKKDESESKIVEPSLWERLERTAPAPRTSLTLDRIAAAAVELADEEGAGAVTMRRLATKLGVAPMAAYRHVTGKDDLWALMIDRVSAELTVSEDVTGWREVLRSFAVQTRELMLRHPWMAHVPAPVIQLTPSRMAVAERQLAALVDRGLDADSMMAAFRSVSSFVQGAVQSEIALREYKELHGWKSGDEARQALAPQMNYLMTTGRYPVYRQYALAAARKDDPTWEFEFGVDCVLDGIAKRLGI; encoded by the coding sequence ATGGCGGGCAAGAAGGACGAGAGCGAGAGCAAGATCGTGGAGCCCTCGCTCTGGGAACGGCTGGAGCGCACGGCGCCCGCGCCCCGCACGTCCCTGACGCTGGACCGGATCGCCGCCGCGGCCGTCGAGCTCGCCGACGAGGAGGGCGCGGGGGCCGTCACCATGCGGCGGCTGGCCACGAAGCTGGGCGTCGCGCCGATGGCCGCGTACCGCCATGTCACGGGCAAGGACGACCTCTGGGCCCTCATGATCGACCGGGTCTCGGCGGAGCTGACCGTGTCCGAGGACGTCACCGGCTGGCGCGAGGTGCTGCGCTCCTTCGCCGTGCAGACCCGGGAGTTGATGTTGCGGCACCCGTGGATGGCGCATGTGCCGGCGCCGGTCATCCAGCTCACGCCGAGCCGGATGGCGGTGGCCGAGCGGCAGTTGGCCGCGCTCGTCGACCGGGGCCTGGACGCCGACTCGATGATGGCGGCGTTCCGTTCCGTCAGCTCCTTCGTGCAGGGCGCCGTGCAGTCGGAGATCGCCCTGCGCGAGTACAAGGAGCTGCACGGCTGGAAGAGCGGGGACGAGGCCCGGCAGGCGCTGGCCCCGCAGATGAACTACCTGATGACGACGGGGCGTTACCCCGTCTACCGGCAGTACGCCCTGGCCGCCGCCCGCAAGGACGACCCCACGTGGGAGTTCGAGTTCGGCGTGGACTGCGTACTGGACGGAATCGCCAAGCGCCTCGGCATCTGA
- a CDS encoding NADPH-dependent FMN reductase, with protein MSSTTEPLRIAVLVGSTREGRFAPVVTKWLSGHLGQRADMRTDVVDLAETPLPTVFPAFGQQPPPGTEELLSAVSPRLAAADAFVFVTPEYNHSFPASLKNAIDWHNEQWHGKPVAFVSYGGLSGGLRAVEQLRVVMAELNATTIRNTVSFHNAWGTFDEDGRSTEPAADAAAKALLDQLAWWAHALRDAKSVRPYAA; from the coding sequence ATGTCCAGCACCACCGAACCGCTCCGCATCGCCGTCCTCGTCGGCTCCACCCGCGAGGGCCGCTTCGCGCCCGTCGTGACGAAGTGGCTCAGCGGCCATCTCGGGCAGCGCGCCGACATGCGCACCGATGTCGTCGACCTCGCGGAGACCCCGCTGCCGACCGTCTTCCCCGCCTTCGGTCAGCAACCGCCGCCCGGGACCGAGGAGTTGCTGTCCGCGGTCTCGCCCCGCCTCGCGGCCGCCGACGCGTTCGTCTTCGTCACGCCCGAGTACAACCACAGCTTCCCGGCGTCCCTGAAGAACGCGATCGACTGGCACAACGAGCAGTGGCACGGCAAGCCCGTCGCCTTCGTCTCGTACGGCGGCCTGTCGGGCGGGCTGCGCGCGGTCGAGCAACTGCGTGTCGTGATGGCCGAGTTGAACGCCACGACCATCCGCAACACGGTCAGCTTCCACAACGCGTGGGGCACCTTCGACGAGGACGGCCGCAGCACCGAGCCCGCCGCCGACGCCGCGGCGAAGGCACTGCTCGACCAGCTGGCCTGGTGGGCGCACGCACTGCGGGACGCCAAGTCCGTTCGCCCGTACGCGGCCTGA
- a CDS encoding MDR family MFS transporter: MNPRTEVKEVARAEVPQSDAPPSRLVIIGLLLGIILATLDGTIVGTALPTIVGELGGLDQLSWVITAYLLTTAVSTPIWGKLGDLYGRKGSYLASIVLFLAGSVLCGVAQDMGQLIAFRAVQGVGAGGLFVGALSLIGTLLPPAEAGRSQALIGVMMPLALLGGPLVGGFLTDHLDWRWVFYVNVPVGAVALAIIGVGVRLRAERIKARVDLAGVGLLTSAILALTLLGSWGGTRYAWASPQILGLALLSAGALAWFVRVERRAAEPVIPPRLFRDRNFSVAQVLSFVTGAAMMAGASYLPQYMQFVQGTSSTVSGLLLIPLMLGMIGAQLAIGRRVAAGGGYRVYPIAGGALATVGALALLLLGLSTAAWVASCLTLVLGVGVGCLMQPTMLITLNSAEPRDMGAASGTQTLLRTVGGSLGVAVLGSVFASRLPALSGELTPSQLHDLPVAAQSAFRSGVVDGLHGVALGTAALCAVTFAVAWLIREVPLRGRD; this comes from the coding sequence GTGAACCCGCGTACGGAAGTGAAAGAAGTTGCCAGAGCCGAGGTCCCCCAGTCGGATGCCCCGCCCTCGCGGCTCGTCATCATCGGGCTGCTGCTCGGCATCATCCTCGCCACGCTCGACGGCACCATCGTCGGCACCGCACTGCCGACGATCGTCGGTGAGCTCGGCGGGCTCGACCAGCTGTCCTGGGTGATCACCGCCTATCTGCTCACCACGGCCGTGTCCACGCCGATCTGGGGGAAGCTCGGCGACCTCTACGGCCGCAAGGGCAGCTACCTCGCGTCGATCGTGCTGTTCCTCGCCGGATCCGTACTGTGCGGAGTCGCCCAGGACATGGGGCAGTTGATCGCGTTCCGGGCCGTGCAGGGGGTCGGCGCGGGCGGGCTGTTCGTGGGTGCGCTCTCCCTCATCGGGACGCTGCTCCCGCCGGCCGAGGCAGGGCGCTCGCAGGCGCTGATCGGCGTGATGATGCCCCTCGCGCTCCTCGGCGGCCCGCTGGTCGGCGGCTTCCTCACCGACCATCTGGACTGGCGCTGGGTGTTCTACGTCAACGTCCCGGTCGGCGCCGTGGCGCTCGCCATCATCGGGGTCGGGGTGCGGCTGCGCGCCGAGCGGATCAAGGCACGCGTCGACCTCGCGGGCGTGGGGCTGCTCACCTCGGCGATCCTCGCCCTGACGCTGCTCGGCAGCTGGGGCGGTACGCGGTACGCCTGGGCCTCACCGCAGATCCTCGGGCTCGCCCTGCTGTCGGCGGGTGCGCTCGCCTGGTTCGTCAGGGTCGAGCGGCGGGCCGCCGAGCCGGTGATCCCGCCCCGGCTGTTCCGGGACCGGAACTTCTCGGTGGCGCAGGTCCTGAGCTTCGTCACGGGCGCGGCGATGATGGCCGGGGCGAGCTATCTGCCGCAGTACATGCAGTTCGTGCAGGGCACGTCGTCGACGGTGAGCGGGCTGCTGCTCATTCCGCTGATGCTCGGCATGATCGGGGCGCAGCTCGCCATCGGGCGGCGGGTCGCGGCGGGAGGCGGGTACCGGGTCTACCCCATCGCGGGTGGGGCGCTCGCCACGGTGGGGGCGTTGGCGCTGCTGCTGCTCGGCCTGTCCACCGCCGCGTGGGTCGCGTCGTGTCTGACGCTGGTGCTCGGGGTGGGGGTCGGGTGTCTGATGCAGCCGACGATGCTCATCACCTTGAACAGTGCGGAGCCTCGGGACATGGGTGCCGCCAGTGGGACCCAGACCCTGCTGCGCACGGTCGGGGGCTCGTTGGGGGTGGCGGTCCTTGGGTCCGTCTTCGCGAGCCGGCTGCCGGCGCTGTCGGGAGAGCTCACGCCCTCCCAGCTCCATGACCTGCCGGTCGCGGCTCAGTCCGCGTTTCGGTCGGGCGTGGTCGACGGGTTGCACGGGGTCGCTCTCGGTACGGCTGCGCTGTGCGCGGTGACCTTTGCGGTGGCTTGGCTGATTCGTGAGGTGCCGCTGCGTGGGAGGGATTGA
- a CDS encoding uridine kinase → MRCDARFKGHPVGSPGRRNASHWCPVSAHPPIPTRVVLLTGPSGAGKSRLAALSGLPVLRLDDFYKEADDPTLPVVAGGTDIDWDSSRSWDADVAVAAVVELCRTGRTRVPVYDIATSSRVGAEALDIERTPLFIAEGIFAADIVERCRELGVLADALCLRGRPSTTFRRRLLRDLREGRKSVPFLLRRGWRLMRSERAIVARQTSLGAHPCGKEEALGRLAAAAAGRCVKARTSAA, encoded by the coding sequence TTGAGGTGTGACGCACGTTTCAAAGGCCACCCCGTGGGGTCGCCTGGGCGGCGCAATGCCTCACACTGGTGTCCTGTGAGCGCCCATCCCCCGATACCCACGCGCGTCGTGCTGCTGACCGGCCCTTCCGGCGCCGGCAAGTCGCGACTGGCCGCCCTCTCGGGCCTGCCCGTGCTGCGTCTCGACGATTTCTACAAAGAAGCCGACGATCCGACGCTGCCCGTGGTGGCAGGCGGTACGGACATCGACTGGGACTCCTCGCGGTCCTGGGACGCGGACGTCGCCGTCGCCGCGGTCGTCGAGCTGTGCCGCACGGGACGTACCCGCGTACCGGTCTATGACATCGCCACCAGCTCACGGGTGGGCGCGGAGGCGCTCGACATCGAGCGCACGCCCCTGTTCATCGCGGAGGGCATCTTCGCCGCCGACATCGTGGAGCGCTGCCGTGAGCTCGGTGTGCTCGCCGATGCCCTGTGCCTGCGCGGGCGGCCCTCGACGACCTTCCGCCGGCGGCTGCTCCGGGACCTCAGGGAAGGCCGCAAGTCCGTGCCGTTCCTGTTGCGCCGGGGCTGGCGCCTGATGCGCTCCGAGCGGGCGATCGTGGCCCGCCAGACGTCGCTCGGCGCGCACCCGTGCGGCAAGGAAGAGGCGCTGGGGCGGCTTGCCGCGGCTGCGGCGGGGCGCTGCGTGAAGGCCCGCACCTCAGCCGCGTAG
- a CDS encoding SigE family RNA polymerase sigma factor: MNTLHSTSSSAVVTRLHDVVRTTGNGHSEKSGAVSGRGCARGIGRQHTGYMTVVDAHGGNNGGAAYGEGSGEQTSLSEAEFTAYVQERRASLYATAYHLTGDRFEAEDLLQSALFSTYRAWDRISDKAAVGGYLRRTMTNLHISAWRRRKLNEYPTEELPETAGDTDAMRGTELRAVLWQALTRLPELQRTMLVLRYYEGRTDPEIADILDISVGTVKSSIWRSLRRLREDEVLSFGRDQEESFGELVA, encoded by the coding sequence ATGAACACGCTGCACAGCACCAGCTCAAGCGCAGTTGTCACGCGTCTGCACGACGTCGTACGGACCACGGGGAACGGTCACAGTGAGAAGTCCGGTGCCGTGAGCGGGCGGGGGTGCGCTCGCGGCATCGGGCGTCAGCACACCGGTTACATGACGGTGGTTGACGCACACGGGGGCAACAACGGGGGAGCAGCGTACGGGGAGGGCTCGGGGGAGCAGACTTCCTTGTCGGAGGCGGAATTCACCGCTTACGTCCAGGAACGTCGCGCCTCCCTGTACGCAACCGCCTACCACCTGACCGGTGACCGGTTCGAGGCCGAGGACCTGCTGCAGAGCGCACTGTTCTCGACGTACCGGGCCTGGGACCGGATCAGCGACAAGGCCGCGGTCGGCGGATATCTCCGCCGCACCATGACAAACCTGCACATCAGCGCGTGGCGTCGCCGCAAGCTGAACGAATACCCGACCGAGGAGCTGCCGGAGACGGCGGGCGACACGGACGCGATGCGCGGCACCGAGCTGCGCGCGGTTCTCTGGCAGGCCCTGACCCGCCTTCCCGAACTGCAGCGCACGATGCTGGTCCTTCGCTACTACGAAGGCCGCACGGACCCGGAGATCGCGGACATCCTCGACATCAGCGTGGGCACGGTGAAGTCCAGCATCTGGCGCTCTTTGCGCCGGCTGCGCGAGGACGAGGTCCTCAGCTTCGGCCGTGACCAGGAGGAATCCTTCGGCGAGCTGGTCGCCTAG
- the afsQ1 gene encoding two-component system response regulator AfsQ1 has translation MPSLLLIEDDDAIRTALELSLTRQGHRVSTAATGEDGLKLLREQRPDLIVLDVMLPGIDGFEVCRRIRRTDQLPIILLTARSDDIDVVVGLESGADDYVVKPVQGRVLDARIRAVLRRGEREANDAAVFGSLVIDRSAMTVTKDGEDLQLTPTELRLLLELSRRPGQALSRQQLLRLVWEHDYLGDSRLVDACVQRLRAKVEDVPSSPTLIRTVRGVGYRLDSPQ, from the coding sequence GTGCCTTCCCTGTTGCTGATCGAAGACGACGACGCCATCCGCACGGCCCTTGAGCTGTCGCTGACGCGCCAGGGGCATCGTGTGTCCACAGCCGCCACTGGCGAGGACGGTCTGAAGCTGTTGCGCGAGCAGCGGCCCGATCTGATCGTCCTCGACGTCATGCTGCCCGGCATCGACGGGTTCGAGGTGTGCCGGCGAATCCGGCGCACGGACCAGTTGCCGATCATCCTGCTGACCGCCCGCAGCGACGACATCGACGTGGTCGTCGGCCTGGAGTCGGGCGCGGACGACTACGTGGTGAAGCCGGTGCAGGGGCGGGTGCTCGACGCCCGCATCCGGGCCGTGCTCCGCCGTGGTGAGCGGGAGGCGAACGACGCGGCGGTCTTCGGGTCGCTCGTCATCGACCGGTCCGCGATGACCGTGACCAAGGACGGGGAGGACCTGCAACTCACGCCGACCGAGCTGCGGTTGCTCCTCGAACTGTCACGGCGGCCCGGACAGGCCCTGTCCCGCCAGCAGTTGCTCCGTCTCGTCTGGGAGCACGACTATCTCGGGGACTCGCGTCTGGTGGACGCGTGTGTGCAGCGGCTGCGGGCGAAGGTGGAGGACGTACCGTCCTCGCCGACGCTGATCCGCACGGTGCGCGGGGTGGGCTACCGGCTGGACTCGCCTCAGTGA
- a CDS encoding ATP-binding protein, whose protein sequence is MCAAAAGEGGGRTVLADADPHGARGGLPAGLASVTSARSGTSASSTSTPSTSRKVWSKAVLAGLRFTSLRLRLVVVFGLVALTAAVSASGIAYWLNREAVLTRTQDAALNDFGQAMEDHAATLPPDPTKDELERAAHDMANTSQGYSVLLIGEKADGKPVSGNSDLDVFTPADVPKSLQEAVNKPQRGGSGENDEYHLFWQRKVEQGEPYLVGGAKVSANGPTGYMLKSLEPEAKDLNSLAWSLGIATALALVGAALLAQAAATTVLKPVHRLGVAARRLGEGKLDTRLRVSGTDELAELARTFNSTAASLEKKVADMSAREESSRRFVADMSHELRTPLTAITAVTEVLEEEADTLDPMIAPAVNLVVSETRRLNDLVENLMEVTRFDAGTAKLVLDYVDIADQITACIDTRAWLDAVDLDAERGIMVRVDPRRLDVILANLIGNALKHGGSPVRVSVRKEGEDLVISVRDHGPGIPEEVLPHVFDRFYKASASRPRSEGSGLGLSIALENAHIHGGEITAANSPEGGAVFTLRLPRAYDDTVESEQAEGDTL, encoded by the coding sequence GTGTGTGCAGCGGCTGCGGGCGAAGGTGGAGGACGTACCGTCCTCGCCGACGCTGATCCGCACGGTGCGCGGGGTGGGCTACCGGCTGGACTCGCCTCAGTGACCTCTGCGAGATCGGGTACGTCGGCATCGAGTACGTCCACGCCCAGTACGTCCCGCAAGGTGTGGAGCAAGGCCGTCCTCGCCGGGCTGCGCTTCACCAGCCTGCGGCTGCGGCTCGTCGTCGTGTTCGGCCTGGTCGCCCTGACGGCCGCCGTCTCGGCCTCCGGCATCGCGTACTGGCTGAACCGCGAGGCCGTCCTGACGCGTACCCAGGACGCCGCGCTGAACGACTTCGGCCAGGCGATGGAGGACCACGCCGCCACCCTGCCGCCCGACCCGACCAAGGACGAGCTGGAGCGGGCCGCCCATGACATGGCCAACACCAGTCAGGGCTACAGCGTCCTGCTGATCGGCGAGAAGGCGGACGGCAAGCCCGTGTCCGGCAACTCCGACCTGGATGTCTTCACGCCCGCCGACGTACCGAAATCCCTGCAGGAAGCGGTGAACAAGCCGCAGCGCGGCGGCTCCGGCGAGAACGACGAGTACCACCTGTTCTGGCAGCGCAAGGTCGAGCAGGGCGAGCCCTATCTGGTGGGCGGCGCCAAGGTGTCGGCCAACGGGCCGACCGGGTACATGCTCAAGTCGCTGGAGCCGGAGGCAAAGGACCTCAACTCCCTTGCCTGGTCCCTCGGGATCGCGACCGCGCTCGCCCTGGTGGGTGCCGCGCTGCTCGCGCAGGCCGCGGCGACGACCGTGCTCAAGCCGGTGCACCGGCTCGGGGTCGCGGCGCGCAGGCTCGGCGAGGGCAAGCTGGACACCCGGCTGAGGGTCTCCGGCACGGACGAACTGGCCGAGCTGGCACGGACGTTCAACTCCACGGCCGCGTCCCTGGAGAAGAAGGTCGCGGACATGAGCGCCCGCGAGGAGTCCAGCCGTCGCTTCGTGGCCGACATGTCCCACGAGCTGCGTACGCCGCTGACCGCGATCACCGCCGTCACCGAGGTCCTTGAGGAAGAGGCCGACACCCTCGACCCGATGATCGCGCCCGCCGTGAATCTGGTGGTGAGCGAGACGCGCCGGCTCAACGACCTCGTCGAGAACCTGATGGAAGTCACCCGCTTCGACGCGGGCACCGCCAAGCTCGTCCTCGACTACGTCGACATCGCCGACCAGATCACCGCCTGCATCGACACCCGCGCCTGGCTGGACGCCGTCGACCTGGACGCCGAGCGCGGCATCATGGTCCGCGTCGATCCGCGCCGCCTGGACGTCATCCTGGCCAACCTGATCGGGAACGCGCTGAAGCACGGCGGCTCACCGGTGCGCGTCTCCGTGCGCAAGGAGGGCGAGGACCTGGTGATCTCGGTACGCGACCACGGTCCGGGCATCCCCGAGGAGGTCCTGCCGCACGTCTTCGACCGCTTCTACAAGGCCAGCGCCTCGCGGCCGCGGTCCGAGGGCAGCGGGCTCGGGCTCTCCATCGCGCTGGAGAACGCGCACATCCACGGCGGCGAGATCACGGCCGCCAACTCCCCCGAGGGCGGCGCGGTGTTCACACTGCGGCTGCCGCGCGCGTACGACGACACAGTGGAGTCTGAGCAGGCCGAGGGAGACACGCTGTGA
- a CDS encoding VanZ family protein: MSGSATAIRIRAAGIAILAVHLLLVGWFTLRPIDVPWVSPANLQPLAAIKADLALGAGEAFRRIGSGLLLLAPLGVLLPLAGGRLLVSPLASLARTVAAGAMISLAIELLQTGVPGQVVDVDSLLLNTVGVALAHLAVVPAVRGRLRRRTEGGVLSPLPRDEGSQGPTPTIPRVGIAP, translated from the coding sequence ATGAGCGGCAGTGCCACCGCGATCCGCATCCGCGCGGCGGGAATCGCCATCCTCGCCGTGCATCTTCTGCTCGTCGGCTGGTTCACGCTGCGGCCCATAGACGTGCCCTGGGTCAGCCCGGCCAATCTCCAGCCACTCGCCGCGATCAAGGCGGATCTGGCGCTCGGGGCCGGTGAGGCGTTCCGCCGGATCGGTTCGGGGCTGCTGCTGCTCGCACCGCTCGGGGTGCTGCTTCCGCTGGCCGGGGGCCGGCTGCTCGTGTCACCGCTGGCGTCGCTGGCGCGTACGGTCGCCGCGGGCGCGATGATCTCCCTCGCCATCGAGCTGCTGCAGACCGGGGTGCCCGGACAGGTCGTGGACGTGGACTCGCTGCTCCTGAACACCGTGGGGGTCGCGCTCGCGCATCTCGCCGTCGTACCCGCGGTGCGGGGCCGGCTACGCCGCCGTACGGAGGGCGGAGTCCTGTCCCCCCTCCCCCGGGACGAGGGATCTCAGGGGCCGACCCCGACGATTCCCAGGGTCGGTATCGCCCCGTAG
- a CDS encoding PspC domain-containing protein: MTALARPQNGRMIGGVCAALARRFGTSATTMRVIFLVSCLLPGPQFLLYLALWALLPAEKNATAAW; the protein is encoded by the coding sequence ATGACCGCCCTTGCCCGCCCCCAGAACGGACGGATGATCGGCGGAGTTTGCGCAGCGCTCGCAAGGCGCTTCGGCACCTCCGCGACCACGATGCGCGTGATCTTCCTCGTGTCCTGCCTGCTGCCCGGCCCCCAGTTCCTGCTCTACCTGGCGCTGTGGGCGCTGCTCCCGGCCGAGAAGAACGCCACCGCCGCCTGGTAG
- a CDS encoding ATP-binding protein, with the protein MKQSAKTLGVAALGAAFAVAGAGVAQAVPAVPAVPDAAAVVGSVTDTLPVEQAAKTLPAGGAESLSAGQNALASSLSTAKPTIDQTAPAVLPADSNPLEGLLGGLPVKELPVSQDLGGLPVSGAGGGLPVGLS; encoded by the coding sequence ATGAAGCAGTCTGCCAAGACCCTCGGTGTCGCCGCGCTCGGCGCCGCATTCGCCGTCGCAGGTGCCGGCGTTGCCCAGGCCGTGCCCGCCGTGCCCGCCGTCCCGGACGCCGCGGCGGTGGTCGGCTCGGTGACCGACACGCTGCCGGTCGAGCAGGCCGCGAAGACGCTGCCCGCGGGTGGCGCGGAGTCCCTGTCCGCGGGGCAGAACGCGCTCGCCAGCAGCCTCAGCACCGCCAAGCCCACCATCGACCAGACCGCCCCCGCGGTGCTGCCCGCCGACAGCAACCCCCTCGAGGGCCTGCTCGGCGGCCTGCCGGTCAAGGAGCTCCCGGTCAGCCAGGACCTGGGCGGGCTGCCGGTCAGCGGTGCGGGCGGCGGGCTGCCGGTCGGCCTCAGCTGA